Proteins from a single region of Streptomyces sp. HUAS 15-9:
- a CDS encoding DUF6190 family protein: protein MPAEPPAGEHAGSADEYADAALFLGMNSADDTLRIACKAFFAARLDRTLVMSLEQVGRCDDVIWGYGRELQDAYYPFMDNLHTLMDIRRLGYDEADLRWALDGEGILQRLPAHERLLLGMVGNRKGLLHSASPRLPHHTGLAVRAPAPVDGPEPVFPEPLEALYRQSLVLRVPAGVL, encoded by the coding sequence ATGCCGGCTGAGCCGCCCGCCGGCGAGCATGCCGGATCCGCGGACGAATACGCCGACGCCGCCCTGTTCCTCGGCATGAACAGCGCCGACGACACCCTGCGGATCGCCTGCAAGGCGTTCTTCGCCGCCCGTCTGGACCGCACGCTGGTGATGAGCCTGGAGCAGGTCGGCCGCTGCGACGACGTCATCTGGGGCTACGGCCGTGAACTCCAGGACGCCTACTACCCGTTCATGGACAACCTGCACACCCTCATGGACATCCGCCGCCTCGGCTACGACGAGGCCGACCTGCGGTGGGCGCTGGACGGCGAGGGGATTTTGCAGCGGCTCCCGGCACATGAACGGCTGCTGCTCGGCATGGTCGGCAACCGCAAGGGGCTGCTGCACAGCGCGAGCCCCCGGCTGCCGCACCACACGGGGCTCGCGGTGCGGGCGCCCGCACCGGTCGACGGGCCGGAACCCGTCTTCCCCGAACCGCTCGAAGCGCTCTACCGCCAGTCGCTCGTGCTGCGCGTCCCGGCCGGCGTCCTGTGA
- a CDS encoding aminotransferase class I/II-fold pyridoxal phosphate-dependent enzyme, with protein sequence MNPHSTLVGSDNRQFTDLTQHEIQALRTRFNLADAHTHQRQSATQQDIVSRLPELWYEAENGLQATYEQRFIESFFRLHGQRTALARRKTMLSYAASISTMVAGMYLKQQRMSVTLVEPCFDNLYDVLDNMGVPLYPIDEAALHDPDRIYAELKRRVRTDALFLVDPNNPTGFTLLQYGRRGFEEVVRFCKDHNKLLIFDFCFASFTLFGSELERFDVYELLESSGVSYLAIEDTGKTWPVQDAKAAMITPSDDIHEDVYNLHTSVLLNVSPFVLNMLTQYVEDSRADQLGSVREVLGVNRDAIGKALDGTVLELQNPVADVSVAWARINHPELTATELQRVLGAAEVYVLPGRYFFWSQPDKGESYVRFALAREPRTFADAMVRMREVLDRHAG encoded by the coding sequence GTGAACCCGCACAGCACCCTGGTCGGTTCCGACAACCGGCAGTTCACCGATCTGACCCAGCACGAGATCCAGGCCCTGCGCACCCGCTTCAACCTGGCCGACGCCCACACCCACCAGCGCCAGTCCGCCACCCAGCAGGACATCGTCTCCCGGCTGCCCGAGCTGTGGTACGAGGCGGAGAACGGGCTGCAGGCCACCTACGAACAGCGGTTCATCGAGTCGTTCTTCCGCCTCCACGGCCAGCGGACCGCGCTGGCACGCAGGAAGACGATGCTCTCCTACGCCGCGTCCATCTCCACCATGGTCGCCGGCATGTACCTCAAGCAGCAGCGGATGTCGGTGACCCTCGTCGAGCCCTGCTTCGACAACCTCTACGACGTCCTCGACAACATGGGCGTACCGCTCTACCCGATCGACGAGGCCGCGCTGCACGACCCCGACCGTATATACGCCGAGCTCAAGCGCCGGGTGCGCACCGACGCGCTGTTCCTGGTCGACCCCAACAACCCCACGGGCTTCACACTGCTGCAGTACGGGCGCCGGGGCTTCGAGGAGGTCGTACGGTTCTGCAAGGACCACAACAAGCTGCTGATCTTCGACTTCTGCTTCGCCTCCTTCACCCTGTTCGGCTCCGAACTGGAGCGGTTCGACGTCTACGAACTGCTGGAGAGCTCCGGCGTGTCCTACCTGGCCATCGAGGACACCGGCAAGACCTGGCCGGTGCAGGACGCCAAGGCGGCCATGATCACGCCCAGCGACGACATCCACGAGGACGTGTACAACCTGCACACCAGCGTCCTGCTCAACGTCTCGCCGTTCGTCCTCAACATGCTCACGCAGTACGTCGAGGACTCCCGCGCCGACCAGCTCGGCTCGGTCCGCGAGGTGCTCGGCGTCAACCGGGACGCCATCGGCAAGGCCCTCGACGGCACCGTCCTCGAACTCCAGAACCCGGTCGCCGACGTCAGCGTCGCCTGGGCCCGCATCAACCACCCCGAGCTGACCGCCACCGAGCTGCAGCGCGTCCTGGGCGCAGCCGAGGTCTACGTCCTGCCCGGCCGCTACTTCTTCTGGAGCCAGCCCGACAAGGGCGAGTCCTATGTCCGCTTCGCCCTGGCCCGTGAACCGCGCACGTTCGCCGACGCGATGGTGCGGATGCGCGAGGTGCTCGACCGTCATGCCGGCTGA
- a CDS encoding methyltransferase domain-containing protein: protein MSDAVLEELPGDRVLVTVAGREFEIDAACPHRLGRLVHGYVNPRTLRITCPLHRSSFDLASGCPVTGPAETSLTVHRTGVLGQSYRPEQVWLPASERLLDWDDGFHDLMLGDRLRMTAYRTAITEAVRPGATVLDLGTGTGILARWALEAGAARVYGIDLNEKILVTAADRLAAAGFGDRFHPLSGISFDLELPEPVDLVVSEIMGNLADNENCAAILDDARRRFLRPGGAMLPRAVESYLVPVAAEQAHAQLRDGAPQDADSRAGFAELLRRRGARNPFDLYYDTVVPAAARLAAPRLLRRYDFRDGGGHPAEYSVPLVHIVQRDGVFTGFQGYFVADLSDTVALDISGDDIGADDPGGPYDLRQLEARLPAGRRAGRGTARRPYRRHLQPGRTDGGGLLRAGLPVAGRCRLRRRHHRPLRPAHPAWGDLMSDDPRLPATADTIAVFTDLNCSFAHVAVHRLHETRHRLGLAGRIRFDFRAFPLELFNREVNARPGVDSEISVLGAVEPDAGWRLWQGPDWTYPVTMLPAHEAVQAAKAQSWEASERLDRALRRAFWAEGRCISLRHVILDIAERTGTVDVGRLAAALDTGSSRAAVMAQYDAARDDRVNCSPHIFLHDGTNSANPGIEAHWLGGDFGAGYPVIDKDRPEIYEELLTHAASLLPATT from the coding sequence ATGAGCGACGCGGTGCTCGAAGAACTCCCCGGCGACCGGGTCCTGGTCACGGTCGCGGGCCGCGAGTTCGAGATCGACGCGGCGTGCCCGCACCGGCTGGGCCGCCTCGTCCACGGGTACGTCAACCCACGCACCCTGCGCATCACCTGCCCCCTGCACCGCAGCAGCTTCGACCTGGCCTCCGGATGTCCGGTGACCGGCCCCGCCGAGACGTCGCTCACCGTCCACCGGACCGGTGTCCTCGGCCAGAGCTACCGGCCCGAGCAGGTGTGGCTGCCGGCCTCCGAGCGGCTCCTGGACTGGGACGACGGCTTCCACGACCTGATGCTCGGCGACCGGCTGCGCATGACCGCGTACCGCACCGCGATCACCGAGGCGGTACGACCCGGCGCGACCGTGCTCGACCTCGGCACCGGCACCGGCATCCTGGCCCGCTGGGCGCTGGAGGCCGGCGCCGCCCGGGTCTACGGCATCGACCTCAACGAGAAGATCCTCGTCACCGCGGCCGACCGGCTCGCCGCCGCCGGATTCGGCGACCGCTTCCACCCGCTGTCCGGCATCTCCTTCGACCTGGAGCTGCCCGAACCCGTCGACCTCGTCGTCTCCGAGATCATGGGCAACCTCGCCGACAACGAGAACTGCGCCGCCATCCTCGACGACGCCCGCCGGCGCTTCCTGCGTCCCGGCGGGGCCATGCTGCCGCGCGCGGTCGAGAGCTATCTCGTCCCCGTGGCCGCCGAACAGGCCCACGCCCAGCTGCGCGACGGCGCGCCCCAGGACGCCGACAGCCGCGCGGGCTTCGCCGAACTGCTGCGCCGCCGGGGCGCGCGCAACCCGTTCGACCTCTACTACGACACGGTCGTCCCGGCCGCCGCCCGGCTCGCCGCACCCCGGCTGCTGCGCCGCTACGACTTCCGGGACGGCGGCGGGCACCCGGCCGAGTACAGCGTGCCGCTCGTCCACATCGTCCAGCGCGACGGCGTGTTCACCGGCTTCCAGGGCTACTTCGTCGCCGACCTGTCCGACACCGTCGCCCTGGACATCTCCGGCGACGACATCGGCGCGGACGACCCCGGGGGCCCGTACGACCTCCGACAGCTGGAAGCACGCCTACCTGCCGGTCGCCGAGCCGGTCGCGGTACGGCGCGGCGACCGTATCGCCGTCACCTTCAGCCGGGGCGTACCGACGGGGGAGGACTCCTTCGGGCAGGTCTACCGGTGGCGGGGCGGTGTCGTCTCCGGCGACGTCACCATCGCCCGCTTCGACCAGCGCACCCGGCCTGGGGAGACCTCATGAGCGACGACCCGCGGCTGCCCGCGACCGCCGACACCATCGCCGTCTTCACCGACCTTAACTGCTCGTTCGCCCATGTCGCGGTGCACCGGCTGCACGAGACCCGGCACCGGCTGGGCCTGGCGGGACGCATCCGGTTCGACTTCCGGGCCTTCCCGCTGGAGCTGTTCAACCGCGAGGTCAACGCCCGGCCCGGCGTCGACTCCGAGATCTCGGTGCTCGGCGCGGTGGAACCGGACGCCGGCTGGCGCCTGTGGCAGGGCCCCGACTGGACTTACCCGGTCACCATGCTCCCCGCGCACGAGGCGGTGCAGGCGGCCAAGGCACAGAGCTGGGAGGCGAGCGAACGCCTCGACCGAGCCCTGCGCCGCGCCTTCTGGGCCGAGGGCCGGTGCATCTCGCTGCGCCACGTCATCCTCGACATCGCCGAGCGGACGGGCACCGTCGACGTCGGCCGGCTGGCCGCGGCCCTGGACACCGGGTCGTCCCGCGCGGCCGTGATGGCCCAGTACGACGCGGCCCGCGACGACCGTGTCAACTGCAGCCCGCACATCTTCCTGCACGACGGCACGAACAGCGCCAACCCCGGAATCGAGGCCCACTGGCTGGGCGGCGATTTCGGGGCCGGCTACCCGGTGATCGACAAGGACCGCCCCGAGATCTACGAGGAGCTCCTCACCCACGCGGCGTCCCTGCTCCCGGCGACGACGTGA
- a CDS encoding DUF4191 domain-containing protein, translating to MARKETAANAANPGRLKQIALTYKMTRKADKKIGLVLAAVGIGTFGVFLAIGFLIGHPIYLGILGLLFAFLLAAIVFGRRAERAAFGQMEGQPGAAAAVLDNIGRGWTTTPAVAMNRSQDVVHRAVGKAGIVLVAEGNPNRVKSLLAAEKKKMARIVSDVPVHDVIVGTGEGQVELKKLRTTMLKYPRVLSGPQVTTTNDRLRAMGDLMSNMPLPKGPMPKGMRMPKGGKAR from the coding sequence ATGGCGAGGAAGGAAACCGCAGCGAACGCTGCGAACCCAGGGCGACTGAAGCAGATCGCCCTTACGTACAAGATGACCCGGAAGGCCGACAAAAAGATCGGTCTTGTGCTCGCGGCTGTCGGCATCGGCACCTTCGGTGTCTTCCTCGCGATCGGCTTCTTGATCGGCCACCCCATCTATCTGGGCATCCTGGGCCTGCTGTTCGCGTTCCTCCTGGCGGCGATCGTTTTCGGCCGCCGGGCCGAGCGGGCCGCGTTCGGGCAGATGGAGGGCCAGCCGGGCGCCGCCGCGGCCGTGCTCGACAACATCGGCCGGGGCTGGACGACGACCCCCGCGGTCGCGATGAACCGCAGCCAGGACGTGGTGCACCGCGCGGTCGGCAAGGCCGGCATCGTGCTGGTCGCCGAGGGCAACCCGAACCGGGTGAAGAGCCTGCTCGCCGCGGAGAAGAAGAAGATGGCCCGCATCGTGTCGGACGTCCCGGTGCACGACGTGATCGTCGGCACGGGCGAGGGCCAGGTCGAGCTGAAGAAGCTGCGCACGACCATGCTGAAGTACCCGCGCGTCCTGTCCGGCCCGCAGGTCACCACCACCAACGACCGGCTGCGCGCCATGGGCGACCTGATGAGCAACATGCCGCTGCCGAAGGGCCCGATGCCCAAGGGCATGCGGATGCCCAAGGGCGGCAAGGCCCGCTGA
- a CDS encoding SCO2195 family GlnR-regulated protein, translated as MQAAPVRATAIPTFTDALRAVESLLMSGGQRTARRNAWTSVLEDRRRAKDRVEAQRVLEQAATRP; from the coding sequence ATGCAGGCCGCGCCCGTTCGCGCCACCGCCATCCCGACCTTCACCGACGCACTCCGTGCCGTCGAGTCCCTGCTCATGAGCGGCGGCCAGCGCACCGCCCGCCGCAATGCCTGGACCTCGGTCCTGGAGGACCGCCGTCGTGCCAAGGACCGGGTCGAGGCGCAGCGCGTCCTGGAGCAGGCGGCCACCCGCCCCTGA
- a CDS encoding rhodanese-like domain-containing protein, producing MAQNLTRDEVKQKIDAGAVTVLEALPESYYKEAHLPGARNLPLDEVDTLAPGLLPDKQAEVIVYCTGTTCPNSGIAAKRLIELGYERVYTYKDGKEDWIGAGLPTESA from the coding sequence ATGGCGCAGAACCTGACCCGTGACGAGGTCAAGCAGAAGATCGACGCCGGCGCGGTGACGGTCCTGGAGGCCCTGCCGGAGTCGTACTACAAGGAGGCCCACCTGCCGGGCGCCCGCAATCTGCCGCTCGACGAGGTGGACACCCTCGCGCCCGGGCTGCTGCCCGACAAGCAGGCCGAGGTGATCGTCTACTGCACGGGCACCACCTGCCCGAACTCGGGGATCGCCGCCAAGCGGCTCATCGAGCTCGGCTACGAGCGGGTCTACACGTACAAGGACGGCAAGGAGGACTGGATCGGCGCCGGGCTGCCGACCGAGTCCGCCTGA
- a CDS encoding dihydrodipicolinate synthase family protein, translated as MIGGLTVALVTPVTDTGDVSEDGVARLVATLRPHADALLPALSTGEGTRLTDRQWRTMVAATVRHADGLPVFAGILRPTTAEVAARARAAEELGAAAVVATTPYGPGVRQEDMVRHFTDLTRASGLPVIVYHESWASGNSLDRDTLLRICALPGIAAVKDSAGDPRATRELIAAHPGVPVLQGLEHLLLECGSPGPVARVPPARRRPARSPKLFEQGGPPLAAPGTDPSTSSTRACTRHAESTLPQALDCARAGGTPMTPQGPPSGRTTGPSQQALGGCVVALGNVEPGLCRALLGEPAAADAARLTEACARYGLDRDDWYLTLKTELHRRGVLETAREVPEPMDKEVPR; from the coding sequence GTGATCGGGGGACTGACGGTCGCACTGGTCACCCCCGTCACGGACACGGGGGATGTGTCCGAGGACGGGGTGGCCCGACTGGTCGCGACGCTGCGGCCGCACGCCGACGCCCTGCTTCCGGCGCTCAGCACCGGTGAGGGCACCCGGCTGACGGACCGCCAGTGGCGGACGATGGTCGCGGCGACCGTCCGGCACGCCGACGGGCTGCCGGTGTTCGCGGGCATCCTGCGGCCCACCACGGCCGAGGTCGCCGCCCGCGCCCGCGCCGCCGAGGAACTCGGCGCCGCCGCGGTCGTGGCGACCACGCCGTACGGGCCCGGAGTGCGCCAGGAGGACATGGTCCGCCACTTCACGGACCTCACCCGGGCCAGTGGCCTGCCCGTGATCGTCTACCACGAGTCCTGGGCCTCGGGAAACTCACTCGACCGGGACACCCTGCTGCGGATCTGCGCACTGCCCGGCATCGCCGCGGTCAAGGACTCGGCGGGCGACCCCCGCGCCACCCGGGAACTGATCGCGGCCCACCCCGGCGTGCCCGTACTCCAGGGGCTGGAACACCTGCTCCTGGAGTGCGGGTCGCCAGGGCCTGTTGCGAGAGTCCCGCCTGCCCGTCGACGCCCGGCACGCTCCCCCAAGCTCTTCGAGCAGGGGGGACCCCCACTCGCCGCACCGGGCACAGACCCAAGTACATCCAGTACGAGGGCCTGCACCCGGCACGCCGAGAGCACGCTCCCCCAAGCTCTCGACTGCGCTCGAGCAGGGGGGACCCCCATGACGCCGCAGGGCCCGCCCTCCGGGCGGACGACGGGACCCTCGCAACAGGCCCTGGGCGGCTGCGTCGTCGCCCTCGGCAACGTCGAACCCGGGCTGTGCCGGGCCCTGCTCGGCGAGCCGGCCGCCGCGGACGCCGCCCGGCTCACCGAGGCGTGCGCCCGGTACGGCCTCGACCGCGACGACTGGTACCTGACCCTCAAGACCGAACTGCACCGACGCGGAGTCCTGGAAACCGCCCGGGAGGTCCCGGAGCCCATGGACAAGGAGGTCCCGCGGTGA
- the lipA gene encoding lipoyl synthase gives MSAVSPDGRKLLRLEARNSETPIERKPEWIKTRAKMGPAYTEMQKLVKSEGLHTVCQEAGCPNIYECWEDREATFLIGGDQCTRRCDFCQIDTGRPKALDRDEPRRVGESVVTMDLNYATVTGVARDDLADGGAWLYAETVRQIHRQTAERAAGRTKVELLAPDFNAVPEHLEEVFSTRPEVFAHNLETVPRIFKRIRPGFRYDRSLKVLTDARDYGLVTKSNLILGMGETREEISDALKQLHDAGCELITITQYLRPSVRHHPVDRWVKPQEFVELKEEAEQIGFSGVMSGPLVRSSYRAGRLYQMAIEKRGTYTAAQAV, from the coding sequence GTGTCCGCAGTCTCACCCGACGGACGCAAGTTGCTGCGCCTGGAGGCCCGCAACAGCGAGACCCCCATCGAGCGCAAGCCCGAGTGGATCAAGACGCGGGCGAAAATGGGTCCCGCGTACACGGAGATGCAGAAGCTCGTGAAGAGCGAGGGTCTGCACACGGTCTGCCAGGAAGCCGGCTGCCCGAACATCTACGAATGCTGGGAGGACCGCGAGGCGACCTTCCTCATCGGCGGCGACCAGTGCACCCGGCGCTGCGACTTCTGCCAGATCGACACCGGCAGGCCCAAGGCCCTCGACCGTGACGAGCCGCGCCGCGTCGGCGAGTCCGTGGTCACCATGGACCTGAACTACGCCACCGTCACCGGCGTCGCCCGCGACGACCTGGCGGACGGCGGCGCCTGGCTGTACGCCGAGACCGTGCGCCAGATCCACCGGCAGACCGCGGAGCGCGCGGCCGGGCGGACCAAGGTCGAGCTCCTCGCCCCCGACTTCAACGCCGTCCCGGAGCACCTCGAAGAGGTCTTCTCCACCCGGCCCGAGGTCTTCGCGCACAACCTCGAGACGGTTCCCCGGATCTTCAAGCGGATCCGCCCCGGCTTCCGCTACGACCGCTCCCTGAAGGTCCTCACCGACGCCCGCGACTACGGCCTCGTCACCAAGTCGAACCTCATCCTCGGCATGGGCGAGACCCGCGAGGAGATCAGCGACGCGCTGAAGCAGTTGCACGACGCCGGGTGCGAGCTGATCACCATCACGCAGTATCTGCGCCCGTCCGTGCGTCACCACCCGGTGGACCGCTGGGTCAAGCCGCAGGAGTTCGTGGAGCTGAAGGAGGAGGCCGAGCAGATCGGCTTCTCCGGTGTGATGTCCGGCCCGCTGGTCCGGTCCTCGTACCGCGCCGGGCGCCTGTACCAGATGGCCATCGAGAAGCGGGGCACGTACACCGCCGCCCAGGCCGTCTGA
- a CDS encoding RDD family protein, producing the protein MDNRQAMGSWLSGPRAAMEEAGADFGYRGEQLGLPEEGPGSIARPGRRLGALAVDWGLCLLIAYGLIADSYHQAAQVWAPLILLVLLVLTLGTVGSTPGKRLFGLRVVALETRRVNPLRALLRTALFFLAIPALVWDRDGRGLHDRLAGTVEVRI; encoded by the coding sequence GTGGACAACAGGCAAGCAATGGGATCGTGGCTTTCCGGGCCGCGCGCGGCCATGGAAGAAGCCGGTGCCGATTTCGGATACCGCGGCGAACAGCTCGGTCTGCCCGAGGAGGGTCCGGGTTCGATCGCGCGCCCGGGACGCCGGCTGGGGGCGCTGGCCGTGGACTGGGGCCTGTGTCTCCTGATCGCATACGGCTTGATCGCCGACAGCTATCACCAGGCGGCGCAGGTCTGGGCGCCGCTCATCCTTCTCGTGCTGCTGGTCCTCACCCTCGGCACGGTCGGCTCCACGCCGGGCAAGCGGCTGTTCGGGCTGCGGGTCGTCGCGCTGGAGACCCGCCGGGTGAACCCGCTGCGCGCGCTGCTGCGCACGGCCTTGTTCTTCCTCGCCATCCCGGCGCTCGTCTGGGACCGCGACGGCCGCGGTCTGCACGACCGGCTGGCCGGAACGGTCGAGGTCCGCATCTAG
- a CDS encoding SCO2583/SCO2584 N-terminal domain-containing protein: MTEQDDWEREFDHRWANSAEHKEPSARARMLAARWKENPPDPAPFRADPDPVGPRRSSWVSTAIVLGCVGAVIGLLGYAQMRAPY; encoded by the coding sequence ATGACTGAACAGGACGACTGGGAGCGGGAGTTCGATCACCGCTGGGCGAATTCCGCCGAGCACAAGGAGCCCTCCGCCCGCGCCCGGATGCTCGCCGCCCGCTGGAAGGAGAACCCCCCGGACCCGGCACCGTTCCGCGCCGACCCGGACCCGGTGGGACCCCGCCGCTCGTCATGGGTGTCCACGGCGATAGTCCTCGGCTGCGTCGGCGCGGTGATAGGCCTGCTCGGGTACGCACAGATGCGGGCTCCGTACTAG
- the glnA gene encoding type I glutamate--ammonia ligase gives MFQNADEAKKFIADEDVKFVDVRFCDLPGVMQHFTVPVEAFDPDEELAFDGSSIRGFQAIHESDMALRADLSTARVDPFRRDKTLNINFFIHDPITGEQYSRDPRNVAKKAEAYLASTGIADTAYFGPEAEFYVFDSVRFATSANESFYHVDSEAGAWNTGALQDNRGYKVRYKGGYFPVPPVDHFADLRAEISLELERNGLKVERQHHEVGTAGQAEINYKFNTLLAAADDLQLFKYIVKNVAWRNGKTATFMPKPIFGDNGSGMHVHQSLWSNGDPLFYDEAGYAGLSDTARYYIGGILKHAPSLLAFTNPTVNSYHRLVPGFEAPINLVYSQRNRSAAMRIPITGSNPKAKRVEFRAPDSSGNPYLAFSALLLAGLDGIKNKIEPAEPIDKDLYELAPEEHANVAQVPTSLPAVLDSLERDHEFLLAGDVFTSDLIETWIDFKRANEIAPLQLRPHPHEFELYFDV, from the coding sequence ATGTTCCAGAACGCCGACGAGGCCAAGAAGTTCATCGCGGACGAGGACGTCAAGTTCGTCGACGTCCGCTTCTGCGACCTGCCGGGCGTCATGCAGCACTTCACCGTGCCCGTCGAGGCGTTCGACCCGGACGAGGAGCTCGCCTTCGACGGATCCTCGATCCGTGGCTTCCAGGCCATTCACGAGTCCGACATGGCGCTGCGCGCGGACCTGTCGACCGCCCGGGTCGACCCGTTCCGCCGTGACAAGACCCTCAACATCAACTTCTTCATCCACGACCCGATCACGGGCGAGCAGTACTCCCGTGACCCGCGCAACGTGGCGAAGAAGGCCGAGGCCTACCTCGCCTCCACCGGTATCGCCGACACCGCGTACTTCGGTCCCGAGGCCGAGTTCTACGTCTTCGACTCCGTCCGCTTCGCGACCAGCGCGAACGAGTCCTTCTACCACGTCGACTCCGAGGCCGGCGCCTGGAACACCGGTGCCCTCCAGGACAACCGTGGTTACAAGGTCCGCTACAAGGGCGGCTACTTCCCGGTCCCGCCGGTCGACCACTTCGCCGACCTGCGCGCCGAGATCTCCCTGGAGCTGGAGCGCAACGGCCTGAAGGTCGAGCGCCAGCACCACGAGGTGGGCACCGCCGGCCAGGCCGAGATCAACTACAAGTTCAACACGCTGCTCGCGGCCGCCGACGACCTCCAGCTCTTCAAGTACATCGTGAAGAACGTCGCCTGGCGCAACGGCAAGACGGCGACCTTCATGCCGAAGCCGATCTTCGGTGACAACGGCTCGGGCATGCACGTGCACCAGTCGCTGTGGAGCAACGGCGACCCGCTGTTCTACGACGAGGCCGGTTACGCGGGCCTGTCGGACACCGCCCGCTACTACATCGGCGGCATCCTCAAGCACGCCCCGTCGCTGCTGGCCTTCACCAACCCGACGGTGAACTCCTACCACCGTCTGGTCCCGGGCTTCGAGGCGCCGATCAACCTGGTGTACTCGCAGCGCAACCGCTCCGCCGCGATGCGTATCCCGATCACGGGCTCCAACCCGAAGGCCAAGCGCGTCGAGTTCCGCGCGCCCGACTCCTCCGGCAACCCGTACCTCGCCTTCTCGGCCCTGCTCCTCGCGGGCCTCGACGGCATCAAGAACAAGATCGAGCCGGCCGAGCCGATCGACAAGGACCTCTACGAGCTGGCTCCCGAGGAGCACGCGAACGTCGCGCAGGTTCCGACCTCGCTCCCGGCCGTTCTCGACTCGCTCGAGCGCGACCACGAGTTCCTGCTCGCCGGTGACGTCTTCACGTCCGACCTGATCGAGACGTGGATCGACTTCAAGCGCGCGAACGAGATCGCTCCGCTGCAGCTGCGTCCGCACCCGCACGAGTTCGAGCTCTACTTCGACGTGTAA
- a CDS encoding YceI family protein produces the protein MTESATTPTRLVDGVELPAAGTWKVDPGHAEVGFMGRHFMLTKVRGRFTGVDATVRIGERPEDSRVTAVIDMASVESGDQTRDDHLRSGDFFDAEKHPQSVFESTSVTWDGKSGRLDGNLTIKGVTHPVSLDVDYLGYARDPWGGDRTVFSARGKINREDWGLTWNMALETGGILVSKEIELSLEIEAVREA, from the coding sequence ATGACCGAAAGCGCAACGACACCGACCCGCCTGGTCGACGGTGTGGAACTCCCGGCGGCCGGCACCTGGAAGGTCGACCCTGGACACGCCGAAGTCGGCTTCATGGGACGCCACTTCATGCTGACCAAGGTGCGCGGCCGGTTCACCGGTGTGGACGCCACCGTCCGCATCGGCGAGCGGCCCGAGGACAGCAGGGTGACCGCGGTGATCGACATGGCCAGCGTCGAGAGCGGGGACCAGACCCGCGACGACCATCTGCGGTCGGGTGACTTCTTCGACGCGGAGAAGCACCCGCAGTCCGTCTTCGAGTCCACCTCCGTGACCTGGGACGGCAAGAGCGGCAGGCTCGACGGCAATCTGACGATCAAGGGAGTGACCCACCCGGTCTCGCTCGACGTCGACTACCTGGGCTACGCCCGCGACCCGTGGGGCGGCGACCGGACGGTGTTCTCCGCCCGCGGGAAGATCAACCGGGAGGACTGGGGACTGACCTGGAACATGGCCCTGGAGACCGGCGGCATCCTCGTCTCCAAGGAGATCGAGCTCTCGCTGGAGATCGAGGCGGTGCGGGAGGCCTGA
- a CDS encoding iron-containing redox enzyme family protein, translating to MNVTAHPTDSPHKRLFLLNRARPTAGTVARIEELEAEWIGPLLARLTERTEPLATRAEWLIRLDELLTRERAGSPAGSYLAEKATREEFTHVVREFALDGLTEAQNFFPAIPRLPLRAQMAVMRVLIDEFGCGNQRQAHSQLYLDLLAELGLPQDLESHLDTTGDETYQFLNVFYWLTQRAEDIDCFLGALAYLEASIPDAFTVQARACERLGIVNGRYYTEHLHIDTFHMREMQLAIKECEAAGGIDPTRLWIGAQLLSELIGGAFDAAVTRAREAV from the coding sequence GTGAACGTCACCGCACACCCCACCGACAGCCCGCACAAGCGGCTGTTCCTGCTCAACCGCGCCCGGCCCACGGCCGGGACGGTCGCGCGCATCGAGGAGCTCGAGGCCGAGTGGATCGGCCCGCTGCTGGCCCGCCTCACCGAGCGCACCGAACCTCTCGCCACCCGCGCCGAGTGGCTCATACGACTCGACGAACTGCTGACACGCGAGCGCGCGGGCAGCCCGGCCGGCAGCTATCTCGCCGAGAAGGCCACCCGCGAGGAATTCACCCACGTCGTCCGGGAGTTCGCGCTCGACGGACTCACCGAGGCACAGAACTTCTTCCCCGCGATACCCCGGCTGCCACTGCGCGCCCAGATGGCCGTGATGCGCGTCCTCATCGACGAGTTCGGCTGCGGCAACCAGCGCCAGGCCCACTCCCAGCTCTATCTCGACCTGCTCGCCGAACTCGGCCTGCCCCAGGACCTGGAGAGCCACCTCGACACCACCGGCGATGAGACCTACCAGTTCCTCAACGTCTTCTACTGGCTCACCCAGCGCGCGGAGGACATCGACTGCTTCCTCGGCGCCCTCGCCTACCTGGAGGCCAGCATCCCCGACGCCTTCACCGTCCAGGCCCGCGCCTGCGAACGCCTCGGCATCGTGAACGGCCGCTACTACACCGAGCATCTGCACATCGACACCTTCCACATGCGGGAGATGCAGCTGGCGATCAAGGAGTGCGAAGCGGCCGGCGGCATCGATCCCACCCGGCTGTGGATCGGCGCCCAGCTGCTGTCCGAGCTGATCGGCGGCGCCTTCGACGCGGCTGTGACCCGGGCCCGGGAGGCGGTATGA